A genomic region of Pogoniulus pusillus isolate bPogPus1 chromosome 35, bPogPus1.pri, whole genome shotgun sequence contains the following coding sequences:
- the KYAT1 gene encoding kynurenine--oxoglutarate transaminase 1 isoform X1 produces the protein MLRRAGLSLCHFSLGRKSSTARSSHSSQAKMSKPVQAQRLEGIDKNIWVEFVQLAATYSKVNLGQGFPDFPPPDFLKDAFVRAVSGQSQALHQYTRAFGHPPLVKVLAQFFGKLLGRDLDPMTNVMVTVGAYQALFCCFQAFVEEGDEVIIIEPFFDCYEPMVRMAGGTPVFVPLRLKAPEAGRLMSSADWGLDPAELASKFSERTKAIVLNSPNNPLGKVFGRRELEAVARLCVRHGALCFSDEVYEWLVYDGRQHLRVASLPGMWERTVTIGSSGKTFNVTGWKVGWAVGPDRLLRHLRTVHQNSVYHCATAAQEAVAQGFQRELELYGKPESYFMQLPRELQQKRDYLVQSLAAVGMKPIVPEGTYFLVADISEFKSDVPEDPSSDEPYDSRFAKWMVKNKGLAAIPLSTFFCNAHKSSHSHFLRFCFAKEEGTLKAANDILQAWRREKSSP, from the exons ATGctcaggagagcagggctgtcACTCTGTCACTTCTCGctggggaggaagagcagcactgcaaggaGCTCCCACTCCAGCCAG GCAAAAATGTCAAAGCCAGTGCAAGctcagaggctggaggggaTAGATAAGAATATCTG GGTGGAGTTTGTACAGCTGGCTGCCACCTACTCCAAGGTgaacctgggccagggcttcCCTGACTTCCCCCCGCCAGACTTCCTGAAGGATGCGTTTGTGAGAGCCGTGAGCGGGCAGAGCCAGGCGCTGCACCAGTACACCCGAGCCTTC GGACACCCACCTCTGGTGAAGGTCCTAGCCCAGTTTTTTGGGAAGCTGCTTGGACGGGACCTGGATCCCATGACCAACGTGATGGTGACTGTGGGCGCCTACCAGGCCcttttctgctgcttccaggCTTTTGTGGAGGAAGGTGATGAG GTGATAATCATTGAGCCCTTCTTTGACTGCTATGAGCCCATGGTGAGGATGGCTGGGGGCACACCCGTGTTTGTTCCACTGAGGCTG AAAGCTCCAGAAGCTGGCAGGTTGATGTCTAGTGCAGACTGGGGGCTAGACCCGGCTGAGCTGGCTTCTAAATTCAGCGAGCGGACAAAAGCCATCGTCCTGAACTCACCCAACAACCCTCTGGGCAAG GTGTTCGGGCGCAGGGAGCTGGAGGCCGTGGCCAGGCTGTGCGTGCGGCACGGAGCGCTGTGCTTCAGCGACGAGGTCTACGAGTGGCTGGTGTACGACGGCAGGCAGCACCTCCGCGTTG CCAGCCTGCCGGGGATGTGGGAGCGCACCGTGACCATCGGGAGCTCCGGGAAGACCTTCAACGTCACCGGGTGGAAG GTGGGCTGGGCAGTGGGACCCGACCGGCTGCTGCGGCACCTCCGCACCGTGCACCAGAACTCCGTGTACCACTGTGCCACAGCTGCACAG gaggctgtggctcaGGGTTTCCAGAGGGAGCTTGAGCTGTATGGGAAACCAGAGAGCTACTTcatgcagctgcccagggagctgcagcagaagagggactATCTggtgcagagcctggctgccgTGGGCATGAAGCCCATCGTCCCTGAGGGGACCTACTTCTTGGTGGCAGACATCTCCGAGTTCA agtctgACGTCCCTGAGGACCCCAGCTCCGACGAGCCCTACGACTCCAGATTTGCCAAGTGGATGGTCAAGAACAAG GGCCTGGCTGCCATCCCGCTCTCGACGTTCTTCTGCAACGCCCacaagagcagccacagccacttcCTGCGCTTCTGCTTCGCCAAG GAGGAAGGCACTCTGAAGGCAGCAAACGACATACTGCAAGCGTGGAGacgggagaagagcagcccctga
- the KYAT1 gene encoding kynurenine--oxoglutarate transaminase 1 isoform X2, with protein sequence MSKPVQAQRLEGIDKNIWVEFVQLAATYSKVNLGQGFPDFPPPDFLKDAFVRAVSGQSQALHQYTRAFGHPPLVKVLAQFFGKLLGRDLDPMTNVMVTVGAYQALFCCFQAFVEEGDEVIIIEPFFDCYEPMVRMAGGTPVFVPLRLKAPEAGRLMSSADWGLDPAELASKFSERTKAIVLNSPNNPLGKVFGRRELEAVARLCVRHGALCFSDEVYEWLVYDGRQHLRVASLPGMWERTVTIGSSGKTFNVTGWKVGWAVGPDRLLRHLRTVHQNSVYHCATAAQEAVAQGFQRELELYGKPESYFMQLPRELQQKRDYLVQSLAAVGMKPIVPEGTYFLVADISEFKSDVPEDPSSDEPYDSRFAKWMVKNKGLAAIPLSTFFCNAHKSSHSHFLRFCFAKEEGTLKAANDILQAWRREKSSP encoded by the exons ATGTCAAAGCCAGTGCAAGctcagaggctggaggggaTAGATAAGAATATCTG GGTGGAGTTTGTACAGCTGGCTGCCACCTACTCCAAGGTgaacctgggccagggcttcCCTGACTTCCCCCCGCCAGACTTCCTGAAGGATGCGTTTGTGAGAGCCGTGAGCGGGCAGAGCCAGGCGCTGCACCAGTACACCCGAGCCTTC GGACACCCACCTCTGGTGAAGGTCCTAGCCCAGTTTTTTGGGAAGCTGCTTGGACGGGACCTGGATCCCATGACCAACGTGATGGTGACTGTGGGCGCCTACCAGGCCcttttctgctgcttccaggCTTTTGTGGAGGAAGGTGATGAG GTGATAATCATTGAGCCCTTCTTTGACTGCTATGAGCCCATGGTGAGGATGGCTGGGGGCACACCCGTGTTTGTTCCACTGAGGCTG AAAGCTCCAGAAGCTGGCAGGTTGATGTCTAGTGCAGACTGGGGGCTAGACCCGGCTGAGCTGGCTTCTAAATTCAGCGAGCGGACAAAAGCCATCGTCCTGAACTCACCCAACAACCCTCTGGGCAAG GTGTTCGGGCGCAGGGAGCTGGAGGCCGTGGCCAGGCTGTGCGTGCGGCACGGAGCGCTGTGCTTCAGCGACGAGGTCTACGAGTGGCTGGTGTACGACGGCAGGCAGCACCTCCGCGTTG CCAGCCTGCCGGGGATGTGGGAGCGCACCGTGACCATCGGGAGCTCCGGGAAGACCTTCAACGTCACCGGGTGGAAG GTGGGCTGGGCAGTGGGACCCGACCGGCTGCTGCGGCACCTCCGCACCGTGCACCAGAACTCCGTGTACCACTGTGCCACAGCTGCACAG gaggctgtggctcaGGGTTTCCAGAGGGAGCTTGAGCTGTATGGGAAACCAGAGAGCTACTTcatgcagctgcccagggagctgcagcagaagagggactATCTggtgcagagcctggctgccgTGGGCATGAAGCCCATCGTCCCTGAGGGGACCTACTTCTTGGTGGCAGACATCTCCGAGTTCA agtctgACGTCCCTGAGGACCCCAGCTCCGACGAGCCCTACGACTCCAGATTTGCCAAGTGGATGGTCAAGAACAAG GGCCTGGCTGCCATCCCGCTCTCGACGTTCTTCTGCAACGCCCacaagagcagccacagccacttcCTGCGCTTCTGCTTCGCCAAG GAGGAAGGCACTCTGAAGGCAGCAAACGACATACTGCAAGCGTGGAGacgggagaagagcagcccctga
- the SPOUT1 gene encoding putative methyltransferase C9orf114 homolog isoform X1, translating to MAASGVGQRTKEAQALERKADWRRCKQERKAEKKKWRELKLLKKLDKQRARELAEKQAEKQAEKQAEKQADKGRPPTLSVALPGSILNNAQSLELRTYLAGQIARACAIFCVDEVVVFDEDGEGVKTVEGDFKGIGRRGKASVQLARILQYLECPQYLRKSFFPKHEDLQFAGLLNPLDTPHHMRLEEECPYREGVVLDRPSKPGKGSFVNCGMRKDVEIDKKLTPGLRVTVQLEKPEQPEGKVRKGSVVSSQHPRTASGLYWGYSVRLASCLSAVFSECPFKEGYDLSIGTSERGSPLDQAALPSFRHALVVFGGLEGLEAGVDADSNLEVTDPSLLFDFYLNTCPSQGSRTIRTEEALLISLSALRPHLEEAVRTPRDS from the exons ATGGCGGCGAGCGGAGTGGGGCAGCGGACCAAGGAGGCGCAG gctctggagCGGAAAGCAGACTGGCGGCGCTGTAAGCAGGAGA gaaaagcagagaagaagaaatggaGGGAACTAAAGCTGCTGAAGAAGCTGGACAAGCAGCGGGCGCGGGAGCTGGCGGAGAAGCAGGCGGAGAAGCAGGCGGAGAAGCAGGCGGAGAAGCAGGCGGACAAAG GCCGCCCTCCCACGCTCAGCGTGGCCCTGCCGGGCTCCATCCTCAACAACGCCCAGTCCCTGGAGCTCCGCACCTATCTGGCCGGGCAGATCGCCCGCGCCTGTGCCATTTTCTGCGTGGATGAGGTCGTGGTGTTCGACGAGGATGGAGAGGGAGTGAA GACCGTGGAAGGGGACTTTAAAGGCATCGGGAGAAGAGGCAAAGCCTCCGTGCAGCTGGCACGGATCCTGCAGTACCTGGAGTGCCCTCA GTACTTGAGGAAGTCCTTTTTTCCCAAGCATGAGGATCTGCAGTTTGCAG GGCTCCTCAACCCCCTGGACACGCCCCACCACATGCGGCTGGAGGAGGAGTGCCCGTACCGGGAGGGAGTGGTGCTGGACAGGCCAAGCAAGCCAGGCAAAGGCTCTTTTGTGAACTGTGGGATGAGGAAG GACGTGGAGATTGACAAGAAGCTGACCCCTGGCCTTCGAGTCAcagtgcagctggagaagcCTGAGCAGCCAG AAGGCAAAGTGAGGAAGGGCTCCGTGGTGTCCTCGCAGCACCCCCggacagcctcagggctctacTGGGGCTACAGTGTCCGCCTGGCCTCCTGCCTGA GTGCTGTCTTCTCAGAGTGCCCATTCAAGGAAGGCTACGACCTCTCCATTGGCACCTCAGAGCGGGGCAGccccctggaccaggctgctcttccCTCCTTCAG GCATGCCCTTGTTGTCTTTGGAGGGCTGGAGGGTTTGGAAGCTGGGGTTGATGCCGACTCGAACCTGGAGGTCACTGACCCAAGCCTGCTGTTTGACTTCTACCTGAACACttgccccagccagggcagcagaaCCATCCGGACAGAg GAGGCCCTGCTGATCTCCCTGTCTGcactgagaccacacctggaggaggctgtgaggacacCCAGAGACAGCTGA
- the SPOUT1 gene encoding putative methyltransferase C9orf114 homolog isoform X2 has translation MEGTKAAEEAGQAAGAGAGGEAGGEAGGEAGGEAGGQRTVEGDFKGIGRRGKASVQLARILQYLECPQYLRKSFFPKHEDLQFAGLLNPLDTPHHMRLEEECPYREGVVLDRPSKPGKGSFVNCGMRKDVEIDKKLTPGLRVTVQLEKPEQPEGKVRKGSVVSSQHPRTASGLYWGYSVRLASCLMGTQRGPGPLRSNSRLCLPGAVFSECPFKEGYDLSIGTSERGSPLDQAALPSFRHALVVFGGLEGLEAGVDADSNLEVTDPSLLFDFYLNTCPSQGSRTIRTEEALLISLSALRPHLEEAVRTPRDS, from the exons atggaGGGAACTAAAGCTGCTGAAGAAGCTGGACAAGCAGCGGGCGCGGGAGCTGGCGGAGAAGCAGGCGGAGAAGCAGGCGGAGAAGCAGGCGGAGAAGCAGGCGGACAAAG GACCGTGGAAGGGGACTTTAAAGGCATCGGGAGAAGAGGCAAAGCCTCCGTGCAGCTGGCACGGATCCTGCAGTACCTGGAGTGCCCTCA GTACTTGAGGAAGTCCTTTTTTCCCAAGCATGAGGATCTGCAGTTTGCAG GGCTCCTCAACCCCCTGGACACGCCCCACCACATGCGGCTGGAGGAGGAGTGCCCGTACCGGGAGGGAGTGGTGCTGGACAGGCCAAGCAAGCCAGGCAAAGGCTCTTTTGTGAACTGTGGGATGAGGAAG GACGTGGAGATTGACAAGAAGCTGACCCCTGGCCTTCGAGTCAcagtgcagctggagaagcCTGAGCAGCCAG AAGGCAAAGTGAGGAAGGGCTCCGTGGTGTCCTCGCAGCACCCCCggacagcctcagggctctacTGGGGCTACAGTGTCCGCCTGGCCTCCTGCCTGA TGGGCACCCAGCGTGGGCCAGGACCCCTCAGGAGTAactccaggctgtgtttgccaGGTGCTGTCTTCTCAGAGTGCCCATTCAAGGAAGGCTACGACCTCTCCATTGGCACCTCAGAGCGGGGCAGccccctggaccaggctgctcttccCTCCTTCAG GCATGCCCTTGTTGTCTTTGGAGGGCTGGAGGGTTTGGAAGCTGGGGTTGATGCCGACTCGAACCTGGAGGTCACTGACCCAAGCCTGCTGTTTGACTTCTACCTGAACACttgccccagccagggcagcagaaCCATCCGGACAGAg GAGGCCCTGCTGATCTCCCTGTCTGcactgagaccacacctggaggaggctgtgaggacacCCAGAGACAGCTGA
- the ENDOG gene encoding endonuclease G, mitochondrial: MLRGRWLLPSVSLALGAGLGATFAARRRAEGEAEGLLSRLPVVPAVAAAGPPALPGSGRPELTKYGLPGLAQLRSRESYVLCYDPRNRSALWVIEQLNRGSLSGASDRAACDFREDDSVHEYHRATNADYRGSGFDRGHLAAAGNHRWSQQAMRDTFYLSNIAPQNPHLNQNAWNNLEKYSRSLTKHNKNVYVCTGPLYLPRMEADGKMYVKYQVIGKNNVAVPTHFFKVLILEKESGDIELRSYVMPNCPVDEKIPLEHFLVPIESIERASGLLFVPNILKRTSNLKAITAGTTHS; this comes from the exons ATGCTGCGGGGCCGGTGGCTGTTGCCCAGCGTCTCGCTGGCTCTGGGCGCAGGGCTGGGCGCGACCTTCGCCGCTCGCCGCCGGGCCGAGGGCGAGGCCGAGGGGCTGCTGAGCCGCCTGCCCGTGGTGCCCGCCGTGGCGGCGGCCGGTCCGCCGGCGCTGCCGGGGTCGGGGCGGCCCGAGCTGACCAAATACGGGCTGCCCGGGCTGGCGCAGCTGCGGAGCCGCGAGTCCTACGTGCTGTGCTACGACCCGCGGAACCGCAGCGCGCTCTGGGTCATCGAGCAGCTCAACCGCGGCAGCCTCAGCGGCGCCTCCGACCGCGCCGCCTGCGACTTTCGGGAGGACGACTCCGTGCACGAGTACCACCGGGCCACCAACGCCGACTACCGTGGCAGCGGCTTCGACCGCGGGCACCTGGCCGCCGCCGGCAACCACAGGTGGAGCCAGCAGGCCATGAGGGACACCTTCTACCTCAGCAACATCGCCCCGCAG AATCCTCATTTAAACCAGAACGCCTGGAACAACCTTGAGAAGTACAGCAGAAGCCTGACAAAGCACAACAAGAATGTCTACGTCTGCACAGGACCCCTCTACCTGCCCAG GATGGAGGCCGATGGGAAGATGTACGTCAAGTACCAGGTAATTGGGAAGAACAATGTGGCCGTGCCCACCCATTTCTTCAAGGtgctcatcctggagaaggagaGTGGGGACATCGAGCTGCGCTCCTACGTGATGCCCAATTGCCCCGTGGATGAGAAAATCCCTCTGGAGCACTTCCTGGTTCCCATTGAGAGCATCGAGAgagcctcagggctgctctttgtGCCAAACATCCTGAAGAGAACCAGCAACTTGAAAGCCATCACAGCTGGAACCACCCACAGCTGA